CTGCTGGGCGACCGGATCGCCGTGATGGCACCGGGCGGCGTGCTGGCCCAGCACGCCGATGCCCGCACCGTCCTGACCCGACCGGCCGACGAGTTCGTCGCCTCGCTGGTCGCCAAGGACCGCGGCTTCCGCGCGCTGTCCTTCGCACCCCTGGCCGGGATCGACCCGGTACCCCTTCCCGCCGCCGGCAGCGACGGGGCCATCGATCTCGGAACGCTGGCCCCGGGATGGTCACTCGAGCTGGAGCATGCCGGGGCATCCGGCGAGCGCCGGGGCAGCTGGCGAGCGCCGGACGGTACCGCGTTGCGGGTCACCGGCTCGGTATCTCGCGCCGACACCCTGCGCAAGGCCCTGGACGCGGTGCTCGCCTCACCCCACGGCCTGGCGCTGGTGCTGGATCCCGGCGTCCCGCCCGCCGTGGTGAACCTGGCACTACTGACTCCGCTGCTGACCCCCTCCCCTGGCGTGGCCACCGGTGGCGTGTCCGGCGGACGGCCATGAACTGGCTGATCAACAACTTCCCCTCAGCCTGGGAGCTGACGGTCGAACACGCCTACCTGTCGTTCGCCCCGACGGTCATCGGGCTCATTGTCGCCCTGCTGCTCGGATTGGCGCTGGGCAACAGGCCCCGACCCCGAACCATCGCCACGGTGCTGGCCAGCGCGATGTTCACCGTTCCCTCGCTGGCCCTGTTCGTGATCATCCCCTCACTGCTGGGCACGGGCATCCTGAACCCGCTGAACGTCGTCATCGCGCTGAGCCTGTACTCGGCATCGCTGCTGATACGTACCGTCTTCGACTCGCTGGATGCGGTACCGGCCGACGCGCTGGCCGCCGCCGAGGCCATGGGCTATTCGACCGTGCGGCGCCGGCTGCTGATCGACCTGCCGCTGGCCATCCCGACGCTGGCCGCCGGGTTGCGCGTCGCCGCCGTCACCAACGTGTCGCTGGTGTCCGTGGGCGCGGTGATCGGCGTCGGCGGGCTGGGCCAGCTGTTCACCGCCGGCTACCAGCGCGACTACCCGGATGAAATCCTGGCCGGCATCATCATGGTCCTGGCGTTGGCGCTGGTCTTCGACCGGATCATCGCCATCGCCGCCTTCCTGCTGACCCCCTGGGTGCGGGCGGCCCGTTCGGCAGTTCCACGCACTGCCGGCTTCGGGGGCCGTCGATGATCACCGGCATGCTCGCATACTTCGCCGACGGCGCCAACTGGGTGGGGCCCGAGGGAATCGCCACCCGCCTGGCCGAGCACCTCTGGTACTCGCTGCTGGCCGTGTGCATCGCAGCGCTCATCGCGTTTCCGATCGGGCTGGTGGTCGGGCACACCGGCCGCGGCCGGCTGGTGGTAGTCACGTTGTCCAACGTGTTGCGCGCGCTACCCTCGCTGGGCATCATGACCCTGATGGTGCTGCTGCTGGGCCTGGGGCTGATCGCCCCGATGCTGGCCCTGGTACTGATCGCAATCCCGCCGATCCTGGCGGGCGTGTATGCCGGAATCGCCAACGTCGATCCGGACACCGTGGATGCGGCCCGCGCCATGGGCATGAAGGAATCGCGCATCATCATCCAGGTCGAGACGCCGATTGCGCTGCCGCTGATCCTGGGCGGGCTGCGCGCCGCCGTGCTGCAGGTCGTGGCCACCGCCGCCATCGCCGCCTACGTGAACCTCGGCGGCCTGGGGCGATACATCTTCGACGGGCTCGCACTCTACGACTACGCCCGGGTGCTGGTCGGCGCCGTACTTGTCACGGCGCTGGCGCTGGCGCTGGACGGGCTGCTGGCCCTCGGCGTCAAACGGGTGACACCGAGGGGCCTGCGGGGCTAGGCTCACCCATGGAGGGGAGGTGCCCATGGGAGCTGCAGGATCGATCGACGCGCCGGCCCAGCTGGCCGCCGTCACCCGAACCGTGGTTTTCAGCAACGAGGAGGGCCAGTCTCGCTATTCCGTCATCCTCTCCCAGGACCATCCGCTGGCCGCGCGGGACCTCTGGCCGGCACTGAGCGATGCAGGCCGGCTGGCGCAATGGTTTGCCGTCGTCGGTGGGGACCTGCGCGCCGGAGGCACCTACGCGATTGCCAATAATGCCACGGGCACCATCGAACGCTGCCAGGCGCCGCTGGGCTTCTCGGTCAGCTGGGAGTACGAGGGCGAGCTCAGCCGGGTCGGTGTGCGCCTGGACGCGCGGGAGGATGCCACCACGCTGCGCCTGGAGCACGTCTGCGACATCGACGGGGAGGTCTACCCCGAATACGGGCCCGGGGCGATCGGCATCGGCTGGGACTTGGCCCTGTTGGGACTGGCGCAGCACCTCTTCCAGGGCGCGAGCGTCCCCCCGGAAACCACCGGCTGGATCAAGGATCCCGCCGCGCTGGAGTTCATGGAGGGCTCCAGCCGGGCCTGGGCCGACGCCTCCATAGCCGCCGGTTCCGAGGAGCACCACGCCCGCATGGCCCAAGAACGCTGCACCACCGCCTACGTCGGAATCGGATGAGCATGGAAAACCTCGATTTCTCCCGCGCCGAGGAATTCGCCGCATTCACCGACGAGCTGCTCTCCAGCGCCCGCGAGCTGGACACCGACCGGCGAGCGCCCATCCTCGAGACCGAAGGGATCGGAGGGGCCTGGATCGTGATCGTCTACCAGGAGGCAGGGCAGGTGGCGGCGACAGGACAGGTGCTGGAGTTGAACCGGCTGGCGGCCGCCTTCGATCCGGACCCCTCGCCCGCGGAGCTTGCCAGGATCGTGGTGCAGGACATGATCCTTGACCCTTCGGGGGCAGGGCGGCGCTGCGACGAACCGATCCTCGAATCCTTCAACGAGCGCTACCCGGGCTTGGGCTGGTACGGGGACATGGACGAGCTGCCCACCGACCCGCACGAACGCCAGGCCGGCTAAGCGCCCGGTTTTTCCTCGGGGCGCGCGCTGCTGCCCCGAGGCGCCCCGGCTACCCTGCCCCCATCGGATGCCGCTGGTGCACGCAGCACGATGGGCTATTTCACGAACAGGCCAGCGGGTTCGCTCTGGAATTCCAGGGTGTGCCCTGCACCGAGTTGCGCCAATGAGCGGCTCGGAATGTCGATCCTCGTGGTCCTCGAATCGGCCGCGACGTTGATCGGCACCACCAGCGCCGTGGCGGAGGATTTCGCTTCCGCTCCTGCACCGGGAACGACGTGGTTGACCCGGCTGCTCACTGCACAGCCGCTCTTGAGTGCGGGACCCGAAGCCCGGGGCGTTACGGCCACCGCCTGCCCGGCATGCTGCTGACCCGGGCGTTGCGGGTAGACGAGCTGGTCACCGGAACGCTCACGTTGCGACCTTTTCGGCCAGCTTCGGATCCCGGGCGACCACGGTGCCGTCCACATCGAATCGGGCGACGTTTTGGGTGTTTGCCGTCGAGGCCCGCCGTATCCCGCAGCAGCATCGTGAAGCGCACGTTGCACACGCCCGGATCGGTCTTCACGCGCAGCTCGATCTGCCGATAGGTCCCCACATCGCTCTGCCCGCGGATCCGGCCACCTTGATCGACTTTTCCGGATCGGCGGATAACTCGCTCGCATACTTCCCCTTGGTTCCCGGGTCGGCCGTCACCAGCTTGCCCGGCTGGTGGGGCATCTCGACCTGAACCCGGTTTTTGATGGCGGCCAGCGGTGAACCGTCAAGTACCGGTCCACTGGCGACTGCACTGAACACGCGGGGCGCGGCCTTTCGCAGGCCCGGCA
Above is a window of Paeniglutamicibacter cryotolerans DNA encoding:
- a CDS encoding ABC transporter permease, which gives rise to MLAYFADGANWVGPEGIATRLAEHLWYSLLAVCIAALIAFPIGLVVGHTGRGRLVVVTLSNVLRALPSLGIMTLMVLLLGLGLIAPMLALVLIAIPPILAGVYAGIANVDPDTVDAARAMGMKESRIIIQVETPIALPLILGGLRAAVLQVVATAAIAAYVNLGGLGRYIFDGLALYDYARVLVGAVLVTALALALDGLLALGVKRVTPRGLRG
- a CDS encoding SRPBCC domain-containing protein, with translation MGAAGSIDAPAQLAAVTRTVVFSNEEGQSRYSVILSQDHPLAARDLWPALSDAGRLAQWFAVVGGDLRAGGTYAIANNATGTIERCQAPLGFSVSWEYEGELSRVGVRLDAREDATTLRLEHVCDIDGEVYPEYGPGAIGIGWDLALLGLAQHLFQGASVPPETTGWIKDPAALEFMEGSSRAWADASIAAGSEEHHARMAQERCTTAYVGIG
- a CDS encoding ABC transporter permease, with product MNWLINNFPSAWELTVEHAYLSFAPTVIGLIVALLLGLALGNRPRPRTIATVLASAMFTVPSLALFVIIPSLLGTGILNPLNVVIALSLYSASLLIRTVFDSLDAVPADALAAAEAMGYSTVRRRLLIDLPLAIPTLAAGLRVAAVTNVSLVSVGAVIGVGGLGQLFTAGYQRDYPDEILAGIIMVLALALVFDRIIAIAAFLLTPWVRAARSAVPRTAGFGGRR